Genomic DNA from Paenibacillus sp. KS-LC4:
AAGGCGAATACGGGTGATCCTCAATTAATGCTTCGATATAGCCGCTTTCCAATACACCGTCTATGTCGATTCCTTCGATGCGATGTCGAACTTCTTCGACAAGCGAATGATTGGCTATGCCGTCAATATGAGCGATGACTACTTCAGTTTTTGTGTAGCGCCCAACCTGAATGGAGTTTAGCTTTAGGGCAGCATCTTTAATTTTGCGCCGCAGCATGGAGGTATTGACGCTCATCGTCTCGGTAAAGCCTTCGCGCGGACCGCGAATAATGGATTCTGCCGCCGGTTCCTCGATGCCGCGTTGTTTCCAGCCGGACAAATTAATGGCGATGCCAAATGGCAGATGATTGATGAGCAGCGCAGCGCTTCCGGTCGAAATATATTGAAGAAGCTCGTTAAAGGATGTAGCGATGGAAAGCTGACTCGTCGAGACAACAGAGCGGATATAGGCAAAATCAAGCTCAGACGCTTCGGTTCGGGTTTGCAGCAGCGGAGCAAGAATGTGCAGGTCGATGAGCGTTTCGTTAACCATACCATCAATAAATAAAAGAAAAGCCTCGGTCTTCCCGGCAATCGGGAAGGTCCGGCTTTTAATATCAACGGAGCCATTATAAATCGTGTTGAGAATTTCGATATTGGCTGCTAGCTCGGTGCTGAAAGGCATCAGCCGGTAATCCATTATGTCAACCATCGTTATTCTCCCTGAATTAATAGAGTGGTTAAAGCTGAATAAGTTAAGGATATATTTACCGACAGCTTTATTTTTTATTCTGCTGCTTAGGTAGGAGGGGCAAAAAGGGGCTGCTGGCAGGCAGTAAAAAAAAGCAGCGCTCTCTTGAGAGAACGCTGCTTAAATCCGGATTAACAGGTTGGGCTAAATCAATGGTGCATCAATATTAATGGAAATGAGCACAATGGCTTTATCCTCGCCAATATTTTTGGCATAGTGGGGCATGCAGGCTTTCCAGCTAAAGGAATCGCCTGCGTAGATGGTCGCCGATTCGTCCCCCTGCTCGACGTAGAGCGTGCCGGAGAGAAGGAAGTGAATTTCTTCCCCCGCATGGGCATGCTCCTCTGCCGTCGAGGCGCCAGGCTCAAGCTCGACCAGCATCATCTTGACAGAGCCGCGCTCGCTAAGCTGCTCGACCTTCATCTTCCCGCCACTGTACAAAGTGTGCCGACGCTCATCCTTGCGTAAAATCTGCATCCGCTCATCGTTTTTGAGGAGCAGGAAGGCGAGCGGAACATTCAATGCTCCGGCAATATGATCAAGCGTAGAGATGGATGGCGAGGTTTTGTTATTTTCTACTTGGCTTAGGAACCCTTGCGATAATCCGGTAAGCTCCGCAACCTGTTGGATGGAGAGTTGTTTTTTTTTGCGAATAGAGCGAATCGTATTGCCAATATCCATGAGTACCTCCTGAAACATAGGCTGCCTCTTAACCGATGTCGTTAAGCTGTGGCGGTTGAGCCTGTGTATGTGGCTTAAGCTTCATCCATCGTAGCAAATGTTTTATTGACTTGCCAGCATTTACGTGATAATATTTCTCATATAAAACATATATTCTTATAACAAATATATCAGATAAAGAGGCGATGGACAATGACTATTTCCATTCATCCAGCTGCACATATTGGATATGTGAAGCTTAAAGTAAGTAATATGGAGCGCTCGCTCCTTTTTTATAAAGCGGTTGTTGGCTTTAAGGAGCTTTCCCGAAGCGGGAACGAAGTGCAGCTGACGGCTGACGGCAAGCGTCCGCTGCTCATCTTGCAGGAGCAGCAGGGTGCGGTTGTGCTGCCGGAGCGTGCAGCTGCGGGGCTGTATCATTTTGCGATTTTATTGCCGAGCCGTGAAGCGCTGGGGCTTGCTTTGCGTAATTTGGCAAGCCATAATGTGCCGGTTGGGCAGGGCGACCATTTGGTTAGCGAAGCGCTCTATTTCAATGATCCAGACAACAATGGCATAGAAATTTACCGTGATCGCCCCCGCGAGCAATGGGAGAAGCTGGAGGGCGGCGGCTACAGAATGACGACTGATCCCGTTGACATTCAGGGTCTGCTGGAGGCTTCCGAAGGCAAGGCTTGGAATGGCCTGCCGGAAGGCACGGTTATTGGGCATGTGCATTTGCATGTGAGCCATCTGCCTCAAGCCGAGCAGTTTTATTGCGACACATTAGGCTTTGATATTATTTTCAACATGGGCGGGTCCGCTTTGTTCATCTCGGCAGGCGGCTATCATCATCACCTTGGCTTGAATACATGGGCAGGCGTAGGTGTACCAGCCGCTCCAGCAAATGCGGCAGGACTGGACTACTACACGATAGTGCTTCCTGATCAAGCAGCGATGGATGAAGTGCTGGATAGACTGAGGCAAAAGCAAATACAATTCAGCAAGCAGGCAGATGGCTGGATGGTTACAGATCCTTCGGGCATTTCCAGTTTGCTGACGATTGGTGGATAAGCAGCTATGGAGAAGCAATTGGGGGAGCCGCAAGGCGGAATTGAAATTGGTATTTATACGTTAGGCGATATATTGCCCGATCCTCATACGGTGGAAACGATAAGCGTGAAGCAGCGGATTCAGGACATTATTGCCGCGGCAAAGCTTGCAGATGAGGGAGGGCTCGACATTTTCGGGCTGGGCGAGCATCATCGCCATGATTTTGTCGTTTCGGCAACGCCAGTTATGCTGGCAGCTATTGCCCGGGAAACGAAGCGTATTAAGCTGACTAGTGCAACTACCGTGCTCAGTACGGTTGATCCGGTGCGCTTATTTGAGGATTATGCGACGCTGGATTTATTATCGGATGGCCGTGCGGAAATTATTGCGGGACGCGGAGCATTCGTCGAATCGTTCCCGCTGTTTGGCTATGAATTGAGCGATTATGATGAGCTGTTTAGCGAAAATCTGGAGCTGTTCGGCGAGCTAAGCCGCCAGGATACGGTCACCTGGCAGGGCAAGCATCGCCCCGCACTCCGGGCCGCTGCAATTGCCCCACGTCCGGTTCAGCCGCAAATTCCGGTATGGGTGGGCGTAGGCGGTTCGCCGCAGAGCGCTGTACGCGCGGGTGAATTCGGCCTTGGCATGATCATGGCGATTCTTGGCGGCTCACCAGACAGATTCAAGCCGCTCGTAGATATTTATCGCGAAACGGGAAAGGCGTCTGGCTTTGATGCAGCGAGCCTGAAGGTTGGTGTCACCGGTCACGGCTATATTGCGAAGGACAGTCAGCAGGCGCGTGCGGAATATTATCCCTACTACACGAATTATTGGTGGCATATGAACCGCCAACGCGGCAGCGACTTCCGCATGACGCAGGAGGAGTTCGCCGAAATGACGGCACCCGATCAGGCCTTGTTTGTCGGGAGTCCAGAGGAAATAGCGGAGAAAATCATTCGTCAGCATGAGCTGTTCGGACATCAGCGTTTTATCGCCCAGCTCGATATTGGCGGCATTCCATATGCCAAGGTTGCGGAAAGCATCGAGCTATTAGCTGGTAAGGTCGCGCCTATCGTGCGTGCAGCGACAAAAACGAAATCATAAATCATAATTTAAGCCTGATTTTTGCTCATTTTGACGAAAGCTGGCGCATAACGATCCTTCATTCATAGATTCATTGACAATCTGGCAGGCGCTGCTTTACGGCGTTTGCCAGATTTTTTTTGTCTTGCTCCAAAATATTTTTAATAATCAGACGGTTCTACAATTTTCTCGTAAATGATCCTTTACAATAGATTTTAGCGAGCATAGAAATACATATTTATGGATTAAAAGGGAATTTGTGATACGAAAGTAGAGAGGAGGCAAGGTGCGGTTTTAAGTAGAGGACAAAGAAAATAGGAGGGATTTCATGCAGCAATGGTATAAACGCAAAACAAGTCGCAATAAGCAATTATCTATTTTAATCGTCATGTCGCTTTTGCTCACCTTATTATTTCCAGCAGGGGCAATGGGGGCGGAGGCGGCGCCGCAAAGTGTTAAATCTTCCATTGTGTCCGAGCAGCTGAAGCTGCCGAAATTCGTCTATGAGCAGGTTGATTCAGCCGGCAAGAAGGAGTCGGCAGGGCTGCTTGGCGCGCAGGGGGAGCAGCGCTTTAAGGTGGAGGCGACAGACTCTGCTGCAAACGGAACAACACCACTGCTCAGTACGCCGCAAAACTATGTGCCGCAATCGGACAGCGGCAAGACGATCAGCGTCATTGTAGAGCTGGTATCCGATCCAATTGCCGTGCAGAGCGTCAAGGCACAGCAAGGTCAGGCCAAGTCGATTGCCGGCTATCAGACGATGGTGAAGCAGGAGCAATCCAGCTTTGCTGCTGCTGCAAGGAAGCTGAATGTGAAGCTTGGGCGTCAGTACCAGCAAATTTTCAATGGCTACTCGGTACAGGTTCCGGCAAATCAGGTGGACAAGCTGCTTACTTTGCCTGGCGTGAAGGCGATCTATCCGAACTCGGAAATTATCATTGAGCCGCAGCCAAGCGTGGAGGCCAAAATGGACGAGAGTGCTCCATTTATCGGCACCCCTGTTTATTGGGACAGCGGCCTAACAGGGGCAGGCATTAAGGTTGGGGTTATTGATAGCGGTATTGACTATCTCCATCCAAGCTTAAAGGATGCTTATAAGGGCGGCTATGATTTTGTCGACAATGATAATGATCCGTATGAGACGCTTCCCGATCCGAATGATGCCGAGGTGGCAACCTCCCATGGCACGCATGTGGCTGGCACCGTGGCAGGGCGTGGAGATCCGGAAAACCCGGATGGCGAAAGCGGATGGGTAAAAGGCGTTGCATACGGTGCAGATATTTATGCTTACCGCGTGCTGGGACCGAAAGGCAGAGGCTCGACCGAAAATGTTATCGCCGCGATGGAACGCTCGGTTATCGACGGCATGGATATCATTAATCTTTCGCTTGGCGATGACTTTAATGATCAGTTCGAGGCGAGCGCCGTCGCGCTGAATAATGTGATGCTGGCAGGCGTTGTAGCGGTTGCGGCGAACGGCAATGATGGACCTGAGCCTTATACGGTTGGCGTTCCGGCTACAGCGGAGCTGGCGATTTCCGTTGGAGCCTCTACGCCTCCGCTTTCTGTGCCTGTGCTGACAGGAAGCGGAGTAGGTACCATTTATGGCGGCTATATGACCTACTCCCCTGAGCTTGGCAATCTCGAAAATAATGCTCTGGAGCTTGTGTATGCGGGATTAGGAACAGCGGAGGATTTCATTGGCAAAGATGTAACGGATAAAGCTGCACTCATTTCACGCGGCTCTATTACTTTTGGCGAGAAGGCGCTGAATGCCTTAAATGCCGGAGCTGCGGCTGTCATTATTTATAACAATGCGACAGGAGGCTTCAGTGGAACGCTGAATGCGGGGGTCGATTATGTCCCTACGCTTAGCATTTCCAAGGAGGATGGACTTGCTTTGAAAGCGAAGGTTGACGCGGCTGCCGGGTCTGGCGGGTATGCAATCAACTTTGGCATAACAGTAGAACAGGATATGATGGGTGATTTCAGCTCGCGCGGTCCATCACTGCCGGGTCTGGCTATTAAGCCGGATATTTCGGCGCCAGGTGTAGCCATTCGTTCATCCGTGCCTGCTTATGGCGGCGATTATACGGATGCTTACGAAAATAAGCAAGGCACGAGCATGGCGAGTCCTCATATTGCAGGCGCTGCGGCTTTGCTGCTTCAAAAGGAAAGAGGACTTACTCCATTTGAGGTAAAAGGGTTGCTGATGAACAATGCGAAGAAGCTGGCAGATCGCAGCGGTGAGCGTTATTCGCATATGGATCAAGGGGCAGGACGGATTGATCTGGAGCAAATTTCTAATGCAAAAGCGATAGCGCTCGTGGAGGAAACGACAATTGCAGTAGCAGGCGCTGCCGCTACGTCTTATTTGACGGGCAGCTTATCTTTTGGAGCGTTAGCTCCAGGAGATGAATCGGCGAAAACGATCCAAGTAAAGGATATTTCTGGCACGGCCAGCTCTTATGCGGTATCGACGATATGGTACGGCGAGGCGGCAGGAGAGCTGAGCGTTAGTGAAGATACGTTCGCGGTGGCGGCAGACGATACAGCTTCCTTCGATGTAGCGCTGCAGGTAGCTGAAGCAGCGGAGGAAGGTCGTTACGAGGGTGAAGTCGTCATTCAGGGTGGAGGGCAGACTATACAGCTTCCACTCGCTGTCTATGTAGGCGACGTGGAGCTTCCGGCAAAAGTATCGGAAATTACGCTTGAACCGTTTCTCTTCTCGCCAAATGGTGATGGTGCAGCGGATACGACCGACCTTAAGTTCCGTGTAAATGCTACGCTGCCGTATTTTTCACTTGATGTTTATGAGGTTTCGGGAAGCAATTTGTCCTGGAAAGGGGTCATTGTGGAAAATGCGCAGGGCATTTCCCCGGGCAGCTACATCGTTGAAGGCTGGGACGGAGAAATATTGACGTCTCGCGGCCCTCAGCAGCTTGGTGAAGGACATTATGTCGTCGTGCCTTGGATCGGTTTTGGGTCAGAAGACTTTTTGCTTGACCAGCTTGCCGAATTTGTCGTGGATGTGCAGGCTCCTGTTGCACAACTGGCTGACCCGTCCATTGTGGTTACAGGCAATGACGGTGTGATTAGCGGACGAATAATCAGTGACCGCCTCATTACGTTGTTCGGGGATTATTCGGCAGTTGGCGCTGCTGCCGTCGCTGAGGATGCCAACGGCGATTTACAGCAGTATGATGCGACGATCGCAGCAGACGGGCGCTTCGAGATTTCGGTGCCTATTGTGCAAGGAAGCAACACGTTTGACGTGTATGTGTATGATGCCGCCGATAATGGCGTCTTGGAGCCAGCCTTTGTTGTCAACTATGAGAGTGCGAATGAGCAGCCTGCCACATTGGCAGCTGTTGCTTCAAAGACTAGTGTGCGCACGGGTGAAACCTTTGATATTGATGTGAATTTTGAGCATGTAAAGGGTCTATATGCGGCGCAGTTCAGCTTGACCTATGACAGCGCTCTAGTAAAAGGCTCGGTTACGCCAAGCGTTACGCTGTCCACCTACCAGCAGCAGGTCAGCCCTGGCGGATCGCTTATCGTAAATGAGACGGTTGTTGATCTCGGCAATGGCAGTGCGAGAAGCGACTATGTCCTATCGTTGACCGGGGATCACAGCGGTTATAGCGGCTCCGGTACACTGGCAACGTTCCATTTTTCCAGCGGCAGCTCAGGAAAACGAGATTTTAAGCTGTCCAATGTTCGGGCCTTGAACAGCGATACGCAAGAAATTACTTATAGCAGTGTGAGCGATGCTTCTGTGACGGTGACGCAGGGTCCTACCGAGCCAGAGCATCGGATTACAGGCAAAATAACGGCTGAAGCTCTCGGCAGCAGTGTGAATTATGGCGAGACGTGGTACCAAGGTGCCGATGGTGTGCATAAAGTTGTCGTAGAGGCGATTACAGCAAGCAAGGAGGTTGCAGCTGTTGGTGAAGTGAAGGCGGATGGAAGCTATACGCTGCTTGTTCCAGCGGGTACTTATACCGTGCGTGTAGTCGTGCCAGGCCATGTGGCTTCGGCGTCTTCGGTGACGGTGGCAGGCGAGGATACGACGCTTAATGTCGGACCGCTTCAGGCGGGCGATGTGAATAGCGACGGTAAAATTGATCTTGCCGATCTCCAGCTTGTCGCCAAGCAGTTCGGCAAGTCGCGGAATACAACTTGGGCCAATGCGCCAGCAAGCGCAGCTGACATTAACCGGGATAACGCGGTTGACCTGCTTGATATTTCCTTTATTTTAGGCAACTTCAAGCTGTAAGAGGCAAGAAGTAAGAAGTAAGTGGTAAAGAGCAAGAGACGGATTATAAAACGGCAGTGAAACATGGAAGGGGAGCGCGATTGGCTCCCCTCCTTATTTTTAGAATGAGGTATAGGCGCAAGAAGTCGAAGACAGGAGAGATGAATATGAGAGGGAGTCAGCATTCAAAATGGTTGTCATTAATGGGGCTAAGCCTGCTGGTCACTGCATGGCTTGGTACGGCAGCGGCATCGGGAGCAGAGAAGGCGGAAGCAGACAAGCTGCCGCAAATTCGTATTGTTCCTTCTGCGGATCAGGTGAAGATTGGCGATGTGTTCGAGGTCGCTGTATGGCTCCAAGGCTTTAAGGGGAGCTACGGTGGGGTTCAAGGCTATGAGGTACATATGAAATACGATTCAAAGCGAATAGCGCCTGTAGTTGAAAACGAGGCGGGGGCGCTGCTGCGGCCAGCGGTGTTTGCAGCTTCGGCGAGTCCCATGCAACTGCTGAACAAGCTTGATGCCGCAGCAGGCCTTATTCAAATTGCCGAGGCGACGGCCCAGCGAGGCCCGGCATTATTTTCAGGCTACGGAAAGCTGGGCAGTCTGACCTTTAAGGCAGAGAAGGAGGGAGCTGCTGTTTTCAGCTTGGCGAAGTCGATTATTATTTTGCCGGATAATCCGGGGCTGAATATTCAGCATCGAGTAAATGAGCCGGTCGTCAGCATTGGCGCAGAATTAGTCAAGGAAGGCGCGACGAAGGTCGTCGGACAAGCGCCTGCGAAAGTGGAAGCGCGGTTGACGGTCGAGCAGCGCCTCAAGCAATTCAACGACTATGAGGCGGTTGCGAAGCTGAAGTGGGCTTCGGCAGCTGTTGGGGAGCTTGCGCTTGCGCAGGTGATGCAAGGGACGGCAGCTGGCGCCTTTGAGCCGGGGCGCCTCATGACGCGGGCAGAGTTCGCGAAGGCCGCTGTGCTTGCATTCGAGCTGGATATGAAGCAGCAATCCATGCCTACCTTTACCGATGTGCGCAAAGGCGATTGGTCATACGACTATGTAGAGACAGCCGCGGCAAATGGTCTGCTGCAAGGTGTAGAGCGGCCGCAAGGCAGTGTTTTTCTGCCGAATCAGTCGATTACGCGGGCGGAAATTGCCGCCGTGCTGTCGCGGGAGCTTAAGGCGCTCGGCCCGGTCGAGCCAGCAGGTGAACAGGAAAAGGCTGCATCTGGTGTGCATCCGTTTAGCGATATTAGCGGCCACTGGGCGGAGCAGGACATTGCCTATTTGTACGAGCTAAAGCTGCTGCAAGGACGGACGGACAAGCTTTTTGCTCCGGGCGACCATGCAGTGCGAGCGGAGGTCAGCGTACTGCTGCACCGCGTGATGGAGCGTCTGAACGGACATTAGCTATTCGCATCGACTAAGGTAAGGAAGCCCCTTCCACGCCAAAAAAACCTCTGCCACACGGGAGAGGTTTTTTGGCAATCCATGCTTTATACCGGAATCATAAGTAAAATAATCGAAAATAGCGAGAAGCAAACGCTGATGAGAAACAGAAACGACAGCACTTGTCCGGGTTTGAGCCCGGAATGCAGCAGGCGGTAATGAACCTGTGTCGCATCTGCTTGGTAGATGGGCTTGCCTTGAATCATACGCTTGATTACGACGAAAATATTATCGAAGATCGGCACGCCAAGCGCCAAAATCGGAATGAAAATCGACAGCACAGTCGCCTGCTTGAAGGCGCCGTCAAGTGCAATGACCCCAAGCATAAAGCCGAGGAACGTCGCCCCAGCGTCACCCATAAATATTTTGGCCGGAGGCTTATTGTAGCGCAGGTAAGCAATTGCTGCTCCAATCAAAATAATAGCCAGCATCGCGGAATCGCTTTGCCCCTTGGCAAGAGCCACAATAAACAGCGTCACAGCTGAAATCGTAGAAAGGCCGCCCGCCAAGCCGTCCATGCCATCGGAGAAGTTAATAACGGTCGTTACCCCGAAAATCCATAAAATCGTCAATACGAATTGCAGGGCATAAGGCAGATTGACGAATTCCCCGCTGAGCGGATTGTAGAAGCCCTCGAAAGATACACCAGCGAAAAATACGATTGCCGCCGCCGACACTTGAACGAGCATCTTCGGCAATGACGGAAAATCCTTGCCATGCGTCTTGTACCAATCGTCAATTGTGCCAATAATGAGCAGCAAGATCGAGCTTATTATAATAGCGACTGTTTTCATTGTAATTTCATCTACGAATACTAAATACGTAGCCATAAAGCCGACAAAAATAGCATAGCTCGCCGTGAGTGGAATCGGCTCTTTATGTATTTTGCGTTCGACATCTTTGCGGGGCTTGTCCACAAAATCGATGCGGAAGGCAAGCTTGCGTAGCGGAGGGATAAGCAGCAGCACAATAAAGAATGACATTGCAAATGCAGCAGCGTAACTAATCGAGATCATCTCCTGAATGTATAAATATATAAAAATAGGCAGCAAAGCTAGCAATCTCTCAAACTATTAAAATGTTACAATAAACGAGTTTGAATAGCAAATTTTTGATAAATAGCTCATCATCCGTCGAAGTCCAGATCGTTCACCATTCGCCGGATTGTTCAATTGATATCGCTTACATAAATGCTAAAATAAGGGATGTGCGTTGCTGGTCTTAACCAGGCGTCGCATCATTATAAAGGAGGAGTTCAAGCATGGTGATTATGGGAAAAAGAAGTTTGATCGCTGTTTTGCTGCTTACTCTACTGCTTTCAATTGCTGCCGGAGCGATTCCGGCGGGCCGCGCTGACGCTGCCAGCGTAAGTATTGTAAACGGGACGGATTGGAAGGACACCGCTGGCAACCCGATTCTTGCAAACAGCGGGAACATATTAAAAGTCGGCTCCACCTATTATTGGTATGGCGAGCATGCGACGGGCGGAACGTTCGATGCCGTTAACGTGTATTCATCAAGCGACCTCAAAAATTGGACCTTCCGCAGCAGCGTGCTGACCAAAACCTCGGCAGCGGAGCTGAATACGAGCAAGATCGAGCGCCCTAAGGTCATCTATAATGCTGCAACGGGCAAATATGTGCTCTGGATGCATTATGAAAATGGCAGCGATTATTCGCTCGCCCGCGTTGCCGTTGCGACGAGCTCTACACCAGATGGAGCATTTACGTATCAAGGCAGCTTCCGGCCGCTGAACTACGAGTCCCGGGATATGACGGTATTTGCCGATACCGATGGCAGTGCCTACCTCATTACTGCTTCGAGGAAAAATGGCGGTGCCAACGATACGATGGCGATTTTCAAGCTGAATGCCGATTACACGGGCGTCAGCAGCTTCGTCGGCTGGATTTATGAGAACGGTTACCGCGAAGCGCCCGCTGTTGTGAAGAAAAACAATACGTATTATTTGTTCACCTCGCAGGCTTCGGGCTGGTATCCGAACCAAGGCGGCTATTCCACAGCCTCGGCGATGAACGGCACATGGTCTGCGATCTCGCCCTTTGGCGATCCGGCGGCTTACAGCTCTCAGATTGAAAATATTATGACTGTGACGGGCAGCGCCGTCACCAGCTACATCTATATGGCGGACCGCTGGAATCCGCTCAATCTCAGTGACCACAAATTCATCTGGCTGCCGCTCACGCTGAATGATGCAAGCAATAGCGCCACGCTCAATTGGTATAGCTCCTGGGACATTGATGCTGGAACTGGCGCGGTCACGCTGCCCTCGCAAGTCAACCATGCGCTGGGCAAAACCGCGACCGCCAGCAGCATAGCCTCGGGAAGCAGCGCGGCAAATGGCAACGACGGCAACGCCCAAGTGTCATGGGCGGCTGCAAGCAACAGCTGGCCGGCATGGTGGCAGGTGGATTTTGGAGCACCGAAGACGATTACTGAGGTTGATATTTCGTGGTTTATGTATAAGGGCTCCGAGGGCTATTACAAATATAAAATCGAAATCAGCAATGACGGCGTGAACTATGCCGTCATTGACCGCACGACGAATACCGCATACGGCTTTACGACCGATGCGGTGCATTTTACAGCGCGTTATGTGCGAATTAATATGGTGAGTGCGGTGCTGTTCAACAATCCGGGCAACTGGTATACGCCAACGCTGCACGAGGTTCGGCTGCTCGGTCCGGCGACGGCGGAGGCGGCGGGCTACAGCACCTTTGAAGCGGGTGCTCTTGCTGGTTACCTAATTCGTCATAATAACTATGTTGGACGCGTTGATTCAGGTGTATCTCCGGCTGCCGATTCGCAGTTCCGAGTCGTACCGGGTCTTGCGAACGCGTCGTCCGTATCGCTGGAGTCGATGAATTACCCGGGCTATTTTTTTCGCCGAAATGCCAGCAATCAGATTGTGCTTCAGCAATATGACGGAACGGATGCGTTCAAACAGGATGCGACCTTCAACATCGTCAGCGGGCTTGGAGACAGCACGAAAATTTCCTTTGAATCGTACAGCCAGCCCGGCTATTACGTTCGCCATTACAACTATGTGCTGCGGCTGGACGCCTTGAGCGCCCTCAATACAACCATCTCTAAAAATGATGCAACGTTCAAACGAACGAACTTTTCGTAAAATCGTAGAGAGAAGCATAGACGAGGGCTGAAAAGAGGCAGGAAGAGGAGCAGGAACAAAGCTGAAAAGATAGGGGGAAATAGGGAGCAAGAGAGAAAAACTCAAGACACAAGACACAAGAGACAAGACACAAGACACAAGACACAAGACACAAGACACAAGACACAAGAGACAAGACACAAGAGACAAGACACAAGACACAAGACACAAGACACAAGAGACAAGACACAAGAGAAAGAGTGGGCTCCCCCTCTTTCTCTTGTTTTTATGAATGAAGGTAAGCATCCCCTTCTAAATCCGTGGAGAGATAGAGCTTCGTTAATCCTAGACTTACTTTAAAGCGGTCAGCGAAGATCCTTATAAATTTCCCGCATGACATGACCTAGCTCAGGAATGATAATGCGTTCGGCCGCCAGCCGAACTGCGCCGCTGGAGCCTGGCATGGAGAAAATCGCCGTATCCTCGTAAACGCCAGCAATCGCCCTGCTCAGAATTGCCGCCGTGCCGATATCCTCAGTAAAGCTCAAGTAGCGAAAAATCTCGCCAAATCCGTGCATTTCCTTATCGAGCAAATCCTTTACAGCCTCATAGGTCGTATCCCGCTTGGCAATGCCTGTACCGCCATTGAGCAAAATCGCCTCAACCGCCGGGTCCGAAGCTCCGCTGCGCAGTGCGGATTGGATTTCGCTGTATTCGTCCTTGACGATGGCGTAGCGCGTCGCCTGATAACCGCCTGCCTTGAGCAGCTCAATAAGCAGC
This window encodes:
- a CDS encoding cupin domain-containing protein produces the protein MDIGNTIRSIRKKKQLSIQQVAELTGLSQGFLSQVENNKTSPSISTLDHIAGALNVPLAFLLLKNDERMQILRKDERRHTLYSGGKMKVEQLSERGSVKMMLVELEPGASTAEEHAHAGEEIHFLLSGTLYVEQGDESATIYAGDSFSWKACMPHYAKNIGEDKAIVLISINIDAPLI
- a CDS encoding S8 family serine peptidase — its product is MQQWYKRKTSRNKQLSILIVMSLLLTLLFPAGAMGAEAAPQSVKSSIVSEQLKLPKFVYEQVDSAGKKESAGLLGAQGEQRFKVEATDSAANGTTPLLSTPQNYVPQSDSGKTISVIVELVSDPIAVQSVKAQQGQAKSIAGYQTMVKQEQSSFAAAARKLNVKLGRQYQQIFNGYSVQVPANQVDKLLTLPGVKAIYPNSEIIIEPQPSVEAKMDESAPFIGTPVYWDSGLTGAGIKVGVIDSGIDYLHPSLKDAYKGGYDFVDNDNDPYETLPDPNDAEVATSHGTHVAGTVAGRGDPENPDGESGWVKGVAYGADIYAYRVLGPKGRGSTENVIAAMERSVIDGMDIINLSLGDDFNDQFEASAVALNNVMLAGVVAVAANGNDGPEPYTVGVPATAELAISVGASTPPLSVPVLTGSGVGTIYGGYMTYSPELGNLENNALELVYAGLGTAEDFIGKDVTDKAALISRGSITFGEKALNALNAGAAAVIIYNNATGGFSGTLNAGVDYVPTLSISKEDGLALKAKVDAAAGSGGYAINFGITVEQDMMGDFSSRGPSLPGLAIKPDISAPGVAIRSSVPAYGGDYTDAYENKQGTSMASPHIAGAAALLLQKERGLTPFEVKGLLMNNAKKLADRSGERYSHMDQGAGRIDLEQISNAKAIALVEETTIAVAGAAATSYLTGSLSFGALAPGDESAKTIQVKDISGTASSYAVSTIWYGEAAGELSVSEDTFAVAADDTASFDVALQVAEAAEEGRYEGEVVIQGGGQTIQLPLAVYVGDVELPAKVSEITLEPFLFSPNGDGAADTTDLKFRVNATLPYFSLDVYEVSGSNLSWKGVIVENAQGISPGSYIVEGWDGEILTSRGPQQLGEGHYVVVPWIGFGSEDFLLDQLAEFVVDVQAPVAQLADPSIVVTGNDGVISGRIISDRLITLFGDYSAVGAAAVAEDANGDLQQYDATIAADGRFEISVPIVQGSNTFDVYVYDAADNGVLEPAFVVNYESANEQPATLAAVASKTSVRTGETFDIDVNFEHVKGLYAAQFSLTYDSALVKGSVTPSVTLSTYQQQVSPGGSLIVNETVVDLGNGSARSDYVLSLTGDHSGYSGSGTLATFHFSSGSSGKRDFKLSNVRALNSDTQEITYSSVSDASVTVTQGPTEPEHRITGKITAEALGSSVNYGETWYQGADGVHKVVVEAITASKEVAAVGEVKADGSYTLLVPAGTYTVRVVVPGHVASASSVTVAGEDTTLNVGPLQAGDVNSDGKIDLADLQLVAKQFGKSRNTTWANAPASAADINRDNAVDLLDISFILGNFKL
- a CDS encoding LLM class flavin-dependent oxidoreductase yields the protein MEKQLGEPQGGIEIGIYTLGDILPDPHTVETISVKQRIQDIIAAAKLADEGGLDIFGLGEHHRHDFVVSATPVMLAAIARETKRIKLTSATTVLSTVDPVRLFEDYATLDLLSDGRAEIIAGRGAFVESFPLFGYELSDYDELFSENLELFGELSRQDTVTWQGKHRPALRAAAIAPRPVQPQIPVWVGVGGSPQSAVRAGEFGLGMIMAILGGSPDRFKPLVDIYRETGKASGFDAASLKVGVTGHGYIAKDSQQARAEYYPYYTNYWWHMNRQRGSDFRMTQEEFAEMTAPDQALFVGSPEEIAEKIIRQHELFGHQRFIAQLDIGGIPYAKVAESIELLAGKVAPIVRAATKTKS
- a CDS encoding S-layer homology domain-containing protein — protein: MRGSQHSKWLSLMGLSLLVTAWLGTAAASGAEKAEADKLPQIRIVPSADQVKIGDVFEVAVWLQGFKGSYGGVQGYEVHMKYDSKRIAPVVENEAGALLRPAVFAASASPMQLLNKLDAAAGLIQIAEATAQRGPALFSGYGKLGSLTFKAEKEGAAVFSLAKSIIILPDNPGLNIQHRVNEPVVSIGAELVKEGATKVVGQAPAKVEARLTVEQRLKQFNDYEAVAKLKWASAAVGELALAQVMQGTAAGAFEPGRLMTRAEFAKAAVLAFELDMKQQSMPTFTDVRKGDWSYDYVETAAANGLLQGVERPQGSVFLPNQSITRAEIAAVLSRELKALGPVEPAGEQEKAASGVHPFSDISGHWAEQDIAYLYELKLLQGRTDKLFAPGDHAVRAEVSVLLHRVMERLNGH
- a CDS encoding VOC family protein, which encodes MTISIHPAAHIGYVKLKVSNMERSLLFYKAVVGFKELSRSGNEVQLTADGKRPLLILQEQQGAVVLPERAAAGLYHFAILLPSREALGLALRNLASHNVPVGQGDHLVSEALYFNDPDNNGIEIYRDRPREQWEKLEGGGYRMTTDPVDIQGLLEASEGKAWNGLPEGTVIGHVHLHVSHLPQAEQFYCDTLGFDIIFNMGGSALFISAGGYHHHLGLNTWAGVGVPAAPANAAGLDYYTIVLPDQAAMDEVLDRLRQKQIQFSKQADGWMVTDPSGISSLLTIGG